The following are from one region of the Syntrophales bacterium genome:
- the dnaJ gene encoding molecular chaperone DnaJ: protein MKRCYYEVLGVQRDASEDEIKRNYRKLAMQCHPDRNPGDKKAEESFKEAAEAYAVLMDREKREIYDRYGHEGLSGAGFKGFSGFEDIFSSFSTIFEDVFEFGSFRSRSKTAPRDGADLRYDLRISFMDATFGTSTSIEVEKYERCQNCGGTGATPGKAPETCHRCQGRGQVIQTSGFFRISTTCPQCRGQGRVITDPCKVCKGMGMAKCAKTVHLKIPAGVDTGSRLRLRGEGEQGAIGGANGDLYVFIQVEPHEFFTRKDDDVYCQIPISFVQAALGASISVPTLNGSEELKIPRGTQSGKMFRLKGKGVPHLKGFGRGDQIIETVVTIPTSLTRKQEELLREFAKLNGE from the coding sequence ATGAAACGTTGTTACTATGAAGTCCTTGGTGTACAGAGAGATGCCTCGGAAGATGAGATAAAAAGAAACTACAGAAAATTGGCCATGCAGTGCCACCCGGATAGAAACCCGGGAGATAAAAAAGCGGAGGAGAGCTTCAAGGAAGCGGCGGAGGCCTACGCGGTCTTAATGGACAGAGAAAAACGAGAGATCTACGACCGGTACGGCCATGAAGGGTTAAGTGGAGCCGGATTTAAGGGATTTTCAGGATTCGAAGACATATTTTCCAGTTTCAGCACTATCTTTGAAGACGTCTTCGAGTTTGGCAGCTTCCGGTCAAGATCAAAAACAGCTCCACGTGACGGGGCTGATCTCCGTTATGATCTTCGTATATCATTTATGGACGCCACTTTTGGTACCTCCACTTCTATAGAAGTAGAAAAATATGAGAGGTGTCAAAATTGTGGGGGCACTGGCGCTACACCAGGGAAGGCTCCCGAGACCTGCCACCGTTGCCAGGGAAGGGGTCAGGTGATCCAAACCAGTGGATTCTTCCGTATAAGCACCACATGCCCCCAGTGCCGGGGCCAGGGTAGGGTCATCACCGATCCATGCAAGGTATGTAAAGGAATGGGCATGGCAAAATGCGCAAAAACCGTTCATCTCAAGATACCTGCCGGGGTAGATACCGGTTCACGCCTGAGATTGCGGGGTGAGGGAGAACAGGGTGCAATCGGGGGGGCAAATGGCGATCTCTATGTCTTTATTCAGGTAGAACCCCACGAATTTTTCACAAGAAAAGATGATGATGTCTACTGCCAGATTCCCATTTCCTTTGTTCAGGCAGCCCTGGGGGCAAGCATATCGGTACCCACCTTAAACGGTTCTGAAGAGTTAAAGATTCCGAGAGGAACCCAGAGTGGCAAGATGTTTCGTCTGAAAGGAAAAGGTGTCCCTCATCTGAAGGGATTCGGGCGAGGAGATCAGATCATTGAGACGGTGGTTACGATACCCACCAGTCTGACCAGGAAACAGGAGGAACTCCTCAGAGAATTTGCTAAACTAAACGGCGAGTAA
- a CDS encoding MBL fold metallo-hydrolase, with product MFLKQMEVGQLAVFAYIVGDQESGEGLVIDPAGNVDSIIATANKNNIKIKYIVNTHGHVDHTSGNKEMKEKTGAPIIIYEGDAKMLVSTPAMILAMFGAEQSPPADIIVKNGDYITVGKVSLKVIHTPGHSPGGIALYADGYVFTGDTLFVEAVGRTDIPGGSWDVMFRSIHDKLLTLPEETMVLPGHNYGRMPTSTIEHEKRYNPFLR from the coding sequence ATGTTTTTGAAACAGATGGAGGTCGGTCAGCTGGCGGTATTTGCCTACATTGTCGGCGACCAGGAAAGCGGAGAAGGATTAGTCATTGATCCCGCGGGGAATGTTGATAGTATCATCGCCACAGCCAATAAAAACAATATTAAAATCAAATATATCGTCAACACCCACGGCCATGTGGATCATACATCGGGCAATAAAGAAATGAAAGAAAAGACAGGGGCACCAATTATCATCTATGAGGGTGACGCTAAAATGCTTGTCTCCACACCGGCCATGATCCTCGCCATGTTTGGGGCAGAGCAATCCCCACCAGCCGATATTATCGTTAAAAACGGAGATTACATTACCGTGGGAAAGGTCTCTCTAAAGGTCATCCATACCCCCGGGCACTCCCCGGGAGGCATTGCCCTCTACGCAGATGGATATGTCTTCACCGGTGATACCCTCTTTGTGGAGGCCGTGGGAAGAACAGATATTCCGGGAGGTTCATGGGATGTGATGTTTCGCTCCATCCATGACAAGCTGCTTACACTACCTGAGGAAACGATGGTACTACCGGGACATAACTACGGAAGGATGCCGACCTCAACAATTGAACATGAAAAAAGATACAACCCCTTTTTAAGATAG
- a CDS encoding phosphoribosylaminoimidazolesuccinocarboxamide synthase has translation MNKPVLMETNFEGLKLFARGKVRDIYELDHYLLIVATDRISAFDVIMRNPIPGKGEILTRMSVFWFRKMEDIIGNHLVSVDPLAFPGKCAPYRECLRERSMLVKKAKPIPVECIVRGYLSGSAWEDYCRHRTVSGIRLPDGLKESSRLPEPLFTPSTKAPEGEHDMLITRDDMEDIIGCGLTERIVETSLAIYKRAARIAAEAGIIIADTKMEMGIVEDETIIIDELLTPDSSRFWPVDDYREGRSQKSFDKQFLRDYLLSLKWNQKPPAPELPNEIIEKTREKYEEALNRLVRLPVR, from the coding sequence ATGAATAAACCAGTTTTGATGGAGACAAACTTTGAAGGGTTAAAATTATTTGCCAGGGGAAAGGTTCGTGATATTTATGAATTGGACCATTACCTCCTTATTGTAGCCACCGACAGGATCTCCGCCTTTGACGTGATTATGAGGAATCCCATTCCGGGGAAAGGGGAGATTCTTACCCGCATGTCTGTCTTCTGGTTTAGAAAGATGGAAGATATCATTGGAAATCACCTTGTTTCCGTGGATCCTCTTGCATTTCCCGGTAAATGCGCTCCTTACAGAGAATGCCTGCGGGAAAGAAGCATGCTGGTAAAAAAAGCAAAGCCCATTCCCGTGGAATGCATCGTAAGAGGATACCTGAGCGGCTCAGCCTGGGAAGACTATTGCCGGCATAGAACCGTCTCCGGTATCAGGCTCCCCGATGGATTAAAGGAGTCCTCCAGACTTCCCGAGCCACTGTTTACCCCCTCCACTAAGGCCCCGGAGGGGGAGCACGATATGCTCATCACCAGAGACGATATGGAAGATATTATCGGTTGCGGGCTTACAGAGAGGATTGTTGAAACCAGTCTCGCTATTTATAAGCGGGCAGCGAGAATTGCCGCTGAAGCGGGAATCATCATCGCGGATACCAAGATGGAAATGGGCATTGTTGAGGATGAGACGATTATCATTGATGAACTGCTTACCCCTGATTCCTCAAGATTCTGGCCCGTAGACGATTACAGGGAAGGAAGGTCGCAGAAAAGTTTCGACAAGCAATTCCTGAGAGACTATCTTCTCTCCCTCAAATGGAACCAGAAACCACCTGCCCCGGAACTCCCCAACGAAATCATTGAAAAGACCAGGGAAAAATATGAGGAAGCCCTGAATCGCCTCGTAAGGCTTCCGGTCAGGTAA
- the rsmB gene encoding 16S rRNA (cytosine(967)-C(5))-methyltransferase RsmB: MLTMKKTPRLIAVEILNRIEETGAFAEPLLDAFLSDFPDNLPDRKLLTNIVYGTLRMRGRVDWIIGQLYRGDLADMETGLKNILRTGLYQIMFTDRIPGFAIVDEAVKIAKSLHPARSGLVNAVLRNVIRKRDKLIYPGREEDPSLYISLVHSHPLWLVKKWIEMFGTDRTMALCAANNEIPPLTLRVNRWKTTRDKVIGEMRHDGLDVRATEFSPDGVILSNPHIPPREIPCYQKGLISVQDEASQLIAHLVAPKAEETILDVCAGVGGKTTHLAEIMGNQGSILALDIRGQKVASLRDTTKRLGITIVDTMIGDATYDLGDAFREKFDRVLVDAPCSGLGTLRRNPEIKWRISPEDVKNLASLQKCLLKSAAPCVKKGETLVYSTCTLMPEENENVIEDFLSYHEDFRCLQPPGAISGRMVDDRGFFRTDPHHHGTDGFFAAVLEKKRGTEQLTRKG, translated from the coding sequence ATGTTGACGATGAAAAAAACGCCCCGGCTCATAGCCGTGGAAATTTTGAACCGCATAGAAGAAACCGGCGCCTTTGCCGAACCTCTTTTAGATGCATTCCTCTCTGATTTTCCGGATAATCTCCCTGACAGGAAACTCCTTACCAATATTGTTTACGGCACCCTGAGGATGAGAGGTCGCGTAGACTGGATTATAGGACAACTCTACCGGGGTGATCTCGCGGATATGGAGACAGGTTTAAAAAATATCCTGAGAACGGGACTATACCAGATTATGTTCACCGACAGGATCCCGGGGTTTGCCATCGTGGACGAAGCTGTCAAGATAGCCAAAAGCTTACATCCAGCAAGGTCGGGATTGGTAAATGCCGTTTTGAGAAATGTCATCCGTAAGAGGGACAAGCTCATATACCCCGGAAGGGAGGAGGACCCATCTCTCTACATCTCCCTTGTTCATTCACATCCTCTCTGGCTCGTGAAGAAATGGATAGAAATGTTCGGTACTGACCGGACCATGGCGCTCTGCGCGGCAAACAACGAGATACCCCCTCTCACCTTGAGGGTAAACAGATGGAAAACAACACGGGACAAAGTGATCGGAGAGATGCGCCATGACGGACTTGACGTAAGGGCAACCGAGTTTTCCCCTGACGGGGTGATACTATCAAATCCCCACATACCGCCGAGGGAGATACCCTGTTATCAAAAGGGTCTGATCTCAGTACAGGATGAGGCCTCCCAGTTGATCGCCCATCTCGTCGCCCCGAAGGCGGAAGAGACCATACTTGATGTCTGCGCCGGCGTGGGGGGAAAGACCACCCATCTTGCTGAAATTATGGGTAATCAGGGCAGCATACTGGCCCTTGATATAAGAGGCCAGAAGGTTGCATCGTTACGGGATACAACAAAAAGATTAGGGATTACCATCGTGGATACCATGATAGGCGATGCTACTTATGATCTGGGAGATGCCTTCCGGGAGAAATTCGACAGGGTTCTCGTTGATGCACCCTGTTCCGGTCTCGGTACCCTGAGAAGGAATCCGGAAATAAAATGGCGTATTTCCCCGGAAGATGTTAAAAACCTTGCATCTCTTCAGAAATGCCTGTTAAAAAGCGCTGCCCCCTGTGTAAAAAAGGGTGAGACTCTCGTTTACAGTACCTGTACCCTCATGCCTGAGGAAAACGAAAATGTCATCGAGGATTTTCTCAGCTATCACGAAGATTTTCGCTGCCTGCAACCACCGGGTGCAATTAGCGGACGAATGGTTGATGATAGAGGATTTTTCCGGACCGATCCGCATCACCACGGAACAGACGGTTTCTTTGCTGCTGTACTCGAAAAAAAGCGGGGGACGGAACAACTGACCAGAAAGGGGTGA
- the priA gene encoding primosomal protein N' — protein sequence MFVRVAINIPSEKTFLYAVPEALKKEITTGKRVFIPFGKKRLTGYVIEKTSAATCEDIDLREIISILDPEPLFNEDDLSFYQWVSQYYIHPLGKTLAEILPGGEVVLKKEKIIALHPENTPPIKLTGKQDRLINFLRLRGKAAPLTIISQTFKNASSLIRSLEKKGIVLVSEKEVWRSAGITSDIGKNDRHIVLNDNQKTALEEIMKGISSGRFSTYLLHGVTGSGKTEVYLKAMEETLRLKGGVIFLVPEIALTPQLLGRFNGRFQDHEIAVLHSGISRNVRYDQWRRIQRGEVSVVAGARSALFAPVRNLKLIIVDEEHDTSYKQEDRLRYNARDLAIVKAKLNSAVVILGSATPEIQSYFNARIKKYNYLSLPERVENRPLPQVDVVDMKGERDERGKVPLLSRSLKDAIHDAIKGEKQTLLFLNRRGYSTFMLCFDCGHVFKCPNCAVSMTYHAHPGVLQCHYCDYAIKAPPLCPGCHGSRISSYGVGTERVEEEVKNIFPHARIGRMDSDTTARKGAYERILSALHRQDINILVGTQMITKGHDFPAITLVGVVSADTSLNIPDFRAAERTFQILTQVSGRGGRGDSPGRVIVQTFNPDHYAIRRAKDHDFTGFYEDELPLRQVLLYPPFSRIVVLHIQSLKKEQGIKGIENLRKTVRDLSKINNLAGKVEVIGPAEAPIARIRGRYRWQLLLKAKDIGILHTLTKDLLTRSRRGGLDVKVDVDPVNFM from the coding sequence ATGTTTGTCAGGGTTGCCATTAATATCCCGTCGGAGAAGACCTTTTTATATGCCGTCCCTGAAGCCCTAAAAAAGGAAATCACCACGGGTAAACGGGTTTTCATCCCCTTCGGAAAGAAAAGGCTGACCGGCTACGTCATAGAAAAAACATCCGCTGCCACCTGTGAAGATATTGATCTCAGAGAGATTATCTCCATCTTGGATCCTGAACCCCTCTTCAATGAAGATGACCTAAGTTTTTACCAGTGGGTATCCCAATACTATATCCATCCCCTCGGTAAAACACTGGCCGAGATCCTGCCCGGAGGTGAAGTTGTCCTGAAAAAAGAAAAGATCATCGCCCTGCACCCGGAAAACACACCACCCATAAAGTTGACGGGAAAACAGGACAGACTGATCAATTTTCTCAGGTTGCGCGGTAAGGCGGCCCCCCTCACCATCATAAGTCAAACTTTCAAGAATGCCTCCTCTCTGATCAGGAGCCTGGAAAAAAAGGGAATTGTCTTAGTATCCGAAAAAGAGGTCTGGCGATCCGCCGGCATAACTTCTGATATCGGTAAAAATGACCGGCATATCGTCCTGAACGATAACCAGAAAACAGCCCTTGAGGAGATCATGAAAGGCATCTCCTCCGGCCGATTTTCCACCTATCTTCTCCACGGCGTGACGGGAAGCGGCAAGACAGAAGTGTATCTCAAAGCCATGGAAGAAACGCTCCGGTTAAAGGGAGGGGTGATCTTCCTCGTCCCGGAAATAGCCCTCACACCTCAACTGCTGGGTCGTTTTAACGGGAGGTTTCAGGACCACGAGATCGCAGTGCTCCACAGCGGTATATCAAGGAATGTCCGGTATGACCAGTGGCGACGGATACAACGGGGAGAGGTCAGTGTGGTTGCGGGTGCCCGCTCCGCCCTGTTTGCACCGGTGAGGAATTTAAAGTTGATCATCGTGGACGAAGAGCATGACACCTCCTACAAACAGGAGGACCGGCTGAGGTACAACGCCAGGGACTTGGCTATCGTAAAGGCAAAACTAAATTCTGCCGTTGTTATCCTTGGCTCTGCCACACCGGAAATCCAGAGCTATTTTAATGCGAGGATAAAAAAATATAACTACCTCTCGTTGCCTGAAAGGGTGGAAAACAGACCGCTGCCGCAGGTGGATGTCGTTGATATGAAGGGGGAAAGAGATGAAAGAGGAAAAGTGCCTCTCCTGTCCCGGTCTCTGAAAGATGCGATTCATGATGCTATCAAAGGGGAAAAACAGACACTCCTGTTTTTAAACAGGCGGGGTTATAGTACCTTTATGCTCTGTTTTGACTGCGGCCATGTCTTTAAATGCCCGAATTGCGCTGTGTCTATGACATACCACGCCCACCCCGGTGTTCTGCAATGTCATTACTGTGATTATGCAATCAAGGCCCCTCCCCTCTGTCCCGGCTGTCACGGTAGCCGCATCTCCAGTTACGGTGTGGGAACGGAAAGGGTAGAGGAGGAGGTAAAAAACATCTTCCCCCACGCCCGCATCGGGAGGATGGACAGCGATACAACGGCCCGGAAGGGGGCCTATGAGAGGATACTTTCAGCCCTCCACAGGCAGGATATAAACATTCTCGTCGGTACACAGATGATTACCAAGGGACATGACTTTCCGGCTATCACCCTTGTCGGTGTTGTATCGGCCGATACATCCCTGAATATCCCCGATTTCAGGGCTGCGGAGAGGACCTTTCAAATACTCACCCAGGTCTCAGGAAGGGGTGGACGGGGTGATTCACCCGGAAGGGTGATTGTTCAAACCTTCAATCCCGATCACTATGCCATCAGAAGGGCAAAAGATCATGATTTTACCGGATTTTACGAAGATGAACTCCCCCTGAGGCAGGTTCTTCTCTATCCCCCTTTCTCCCGTATCGTTGTCCTGCACATCCAGAGTCTAAAAAAAGAGCAGGGCATAAAGGGTATCGAAAACCTCAGGAAAACCGTGAGAGATCTTTCTAAGATCAACAATTTAGCGGGGAAAGTAGAGGTCATCGGCCCGGCAGAGGCCCCCATCGCCAGGATCAGGGGGAGGTACCGGTGGCAGCTCCTTTTGAAGGCTAAGGATATCGGGATACTTCATACCCTGACCAAGGATCTACTGACAAGATCCAGGAGAGGCGGTTTAGATGTCAAGGTGGATGTGGATCCGGTAAACTTCATGTAG